The uncultured Sphaerochaeta sp. genome includes the window AAGGGGACAACAACCCGATGACCCACACAAGCCTTCTCTTCCATGCCCAGAGGAATCTGGTAGGTGAAAGACTGGTCCATGGGAAGATCGAGCAACACCTCAACAAATCCGGCCATCACGACCTCCTGGGGAGCTGGATAATCAAATATGCTGCTACTTTTTTCAAGTCTTCCCAAACCGGTCTACGATATTCAGGATTGCGCAATACACCTGCCGGGTGATAGGTCACCAGTACAGGAACCCCTCCATACCGATGGAACCTGCCGCGCAACTTCCCCACACCGTCTGTAACATCAAGTAGGGAACGAGCTGCAACTGATCCCACGAGCAAGATAATCTCTGGTTTGATGAGCTGAATCTGTCGCTTGAGATACCCGATACAGGCTTGCACCTCATCACTTTGGGGATTCCTATTCTCCGGAGGGCGGCATTTCACAATGTTGGCAATATAGACATTGGTTTCACGGTCCATGGAGATGGAAGAGAGCCAGCTATCAAGATACTTTCCTGCTCTTCCTACAAACGCACGTCCTGAAGCATCCTCCTCGGCACCAGGCCCTTCTCCGATAACCATCAGACGGGCAGGTACAACACCCTCCCCAAATACCGTATGGTGGCGTCCCTCGCTGAGCCTGCATTTGGAACATCTACTGACCAAGGATTCAAGCTGTTTAAGGTTGGTTCCTTGTATGGAATCCTTGTCCAAGGGAAGGGGGAGCACGGTATCAACTACCTGGGAGAAATCCACACGTTCGCTGTAGCTTACATCCTTGTTTCCTATCACCGCCTCCGCTTCATCACAGAGATAGATAAAGTCCATCAGAGAAGAAGCCAGCTGTTCTCGTTTCTCTTCACGTTCACTCATGATGCTTCTCCTCAAACCAAGCATACTCAGCCTCATCGTAGCTGATCCTGTACATATACAGGCCACATGATTGGGCAGTTCGTCCTACCCTACGGCGATCCTTGCTGGCAAGCACAGATGAAAATTCCTCTACCGTCATACCCGACTCAGCAAAATCCATCATAGAACCAACCAAGGAACGTACCATTTTGTACAAGAAAGCATTTCCGCAAATGGTATAGGTCAAGAGTTCCCCACCCCAGCGATCTGTTTCCATCTTCCAGTAGGATTCATAGATATCACGCCACTTACTGGAAGACACATCACCGCTTGCAGTAAATGTCGTAAAGTCATGAGTTCCTTGAATACAGGAAGCATACCCGTTAAGCAGGTCAAGAGAAGGGAATTGTCTCACCTTCGCTACCAAGCTTTGGTCAAAGGCTGTCATATCCTGCTCTCTCTTGAAGTAGTAACGGTACATGCGAGCCATTGCCGTAAAACGGGCATGAAAAGTACTGTCAACCTCACTGCTTTCCAAAATCCTGATATCCAGAGGAAGCAGCCTATTCAGGGCTAGAGCAAACTTTTCCGCTCTGACTTTCTGGTTCTGTATATCCATATGACAGACTTGTCCAAGCGCATGCACCCCGCTGTCTGTTCTTCCACTTCCTACAATTTCCACATCTTCGCCAATCATGGTCTTTACAGCCTCTTCCAGAACCTGGACAACGGCGAGGGCATTCTTCTGCCGTTGCCAGCCGCTGTAGTGGGAACCATGATATGAGACCGTCAGGCGGATACGCCGGCGGGAGGGATCGATCTGTTGCAAAGGGGGGCGTCTCCAATCAGTTCGTGGCATCATCAGCTCCTAGAAGAACCACCATTGCAATGGCGACAGGATTGTCATGACTGATGGAGAGCATCGCAGTCCTCTGTCCAACCAACGCCTGAACGTTTCCTTTGAAACGTAGTTCTGGCTTCCCGGAAGCTGCTCTTTCGACCCAGATATCCTGCAAGGAAAGATGGGCAAGACCGGTTCCGAGGGCTTTCCCCAGAGCTTCCTTTGCAGCAAATCTACCTGCAAGAAATTCAGCCTGGACACCCTCTGCCATCATCTTCGCCTCTTCAAGCTCCCTGGGATGAAACATCCTGGACTTCACATGTTCTGAGAGTCTCTCCATCCGTTGAATATTCACCACGTCGACGCCAATACCACTGACCATCAGAGATCACTCCCTTCATTAAAGAGAATCCGATAGTATTGGGGCTCTGCTTGCAGTGCAATGCCTGCACTCTCAAAAACGTCTTCTTCGTATCTGAGGACTACTGGAGCGGTGGCAATACCAGCCTCATCAACTGATGAGAAGTCCAGACTGGCTTCAATGGATTCTGGATTGATGAGATAGATGATATCCTCGTTACCCTGGATACTCACCTCAATCGAGGCAGGAACCAGGCTCTCCGCCTCCAAGGAGGTGGGCAGGTGCACTTCGATTGGGATGGAAACCACCCTCGCTCCCATGGTGGAGAATTGGATGAAGGCATACACCAACACTGCAAACACCAAGGACAAGACCTTGGCTGGCCAGTTGTAAAGTGCTCCTTGCAGATACTTATTCAGCTTCATCACTACCCGTCTCCTGTAACAAATCCTCTGGGGTTATATCATGATAACTGAAGAGGGCCAACAGCATTCGTTTGATGGTACCTGTGTCGAGGTCATAGTAGAGGTTGGCATTATAGGTCATGCTGATCGCCCCTGTCTCCTCACTGACGATCAAGACAACAGCATCAGATTCCTCTGCCAAACCAAGAGCGGCCCGATGCCGCGTACCAAAACTTTTCTTGATGTCGGTTTGCTCACTGAGGGGCAGGTAGCACCCTGCAGCGAGTATTCTTCCGCCTTGTACAACCATCGCCCCGTCATGCAACGGAGTGTCATGGTCAAATACGGTAAGGATCAGACTGGTGGACAGATCGGCATTGAGCCTTGTCCCGCTGTCGGTGATGTTCTTGATCCCCAGACGACGGGGGAACACAATCAAGGCTCCCCTTCGTTTATTCACCAACACATTGCATGCGTTGAGAATTGAATCAATCTGATCGCTACTGGTGGTCTGGGTACCAATGCGGAACAATCTGCTTCGGCCACTCCAGAGCTGGGTGAAGGAACGCCTAAGCTCAGGCTGATAAACGATACAGATAAAAATGGTTGCAGGGATGGAGATATACCTGAAAAACCAGAGCAGAACATCCAGCTTGAGGATATAACTCACTGCATAGAAAGAAAACATTACCACCAAGACTTTCACCAGCTGCTGGGCTTTCGTCTGAGCTATGGTTACATAGAATCGATAGAACAACCATGCAAGGAAACCGACCTGCAAAGCAGGACGGAGCAATGAAATCATGGATTGTAATGCATCGCCAACCATCAACAACTGCTACTCCTTCTCCTCGCACTCCCAATCAAGGGTACGATTCACCGCTTTCTTCCAGAATTGGACTTTCTGTTCGCGTTCTTCCTCACTCATATTCGATTCCCACCGTTTGCCTTCCTTCCAGTAGGCAGACAGCTCATCAAAATCTTTCCAAACCCCAACAGACAGCCCTGCTGCATAGGCAGCACCGAGTGCCGTGGTCTCCACGATCAAGGGCCTGATAACCGGAACACCCAACAAGTCAGCCTGGAACTCCATCAGCGGCTTGCTGTTTGTCATTCCTCCATCAACCTTCAAGCTGGGCATCACGATATGGCTATCCCTTTCCATGGCCTTATAGATATCATGGACTTGGAATGCCGTTGCCTCAAGGATTGCCCTGCATAGATGAGCACGATTGACATACCCGGTCAAACCGGCAATGACGCCTCGTGCATCCGACCGCCAATAAGGCGCGAACAATCCACTGAATGCTGGAACGATGTATACTCCGCCGCAGTCTGACACACTGCAGGCCAGCTTGTCCAGCTCTTGGGGATTTTCCACCAGTTTCAAGTTATCACGCGCCCACTGGACCAAGGAACCAGCCACTGCAATGGAACCTTCCAAGGCATATACGGGACGGTGGTCCCCAAGTTGGTAGGCAACCGTGGTAAGCAGTCCCTGGGTACTCTTGATAAGCTTCTCTCCGGTGTTTACCAAGAGGAACCCACCGGTGCCATAGGTGCTTTTCCCGAGGCCCTCCGTGAAACACGCCTGCCCGAAGAGAGCGGCCTGCTGGTCTCCCAAGATCCCGCAAACAGGGACCTCCGCCCTGAGGGGACCACTGGGGGTGGTTGTTCCATAGATCATTCCACTTGAAGGCACGATCATTGGAAGTGCTTGTCTGGGTACATCGAACAGCTCAAGTAGCTCATCATCCCAGGTACACGATTCTATATTCATCAGGAGATAGCGGCTGGCATTGGACACATCGGTAACAATTGCCTTCCCACCAGTCAGATTCCAGGTTAACCATGTATCGATTGTTCCGAATACAGCCTCACCTTTCTCTGCAGCATCACGTAGGCCTTCAACATTCTCCAACAACCAGGCAATCTTAGATGCAGCAAAATAGGGGCTGAAGATCAATCCGCTGCGATCCTGGAGATAGCTTGCTTCGACCTCTTCCTTCAGGCGATTAATCAAATCCGATCCCCTGAGATCCTGCCAGACAATAGCGTTGTGCCAAACTTTTCCTGTCTTGGGATTCCAAGCGATTACTGTCTCTCTCTGGTTGGTAATCCCAATACCTTCTATATCGCTTCCCTTCAGATTAATCTCTTTGAGTGCTTTGCTGATGCATTCACAGCTGTTGTCCCAGATTTCCCAAGGATCATGTTCCACCCAACCGGGTTTTACGAAAATCTGCTCATGCTCCAACTGATGCGAGGAGACAATGCTTCCACTCTGATCGAAAATGATAAATCGGGTACTCGTAGTCCCTTGATCCAAAGCTCCAATGTAACGCACACCGCACCTCCTTACCAAAGCAGTATAGCCGTTCCCACCGCTTTTTTAAAGGCAAAAAACAGACAATGGAATCTTCATTTCCCCTATCGTGATACCTCCTGTCCATGATACAGGATTATTTCTTTGTCTTGGCCAACATGCCCCTCAATGCAGAGCGGCTGTAGATGTTGTGCCCGAATTCTATACCCATGGTCTCGTACAAGCGTTTCAGCACAGGATCATAGTAGAGCGTCTTGAACGTGGTGCTGTCCAGTTGTACCACATTCGCTTTCCTCAGCGACTCCACGATCTGTTCGGTGGAATACTCATGATGCAGCTCATGCTCGAGGATCCTCACGATGAGAAGGGAGATGAAGCAGGTCAGGAAGTGGGAGTCTATGCGGTCCTTGCGCGAGACGAACACCGGTCTTGCCTCCAGCTCGCTCTTGGTCACCCGGAAGGTCTGCTCGATTTTCCACAGCCCATGGTACATGTCCACGATGTCCAGGGGTGTGACCACCCGGTTGAGCTGCAGCATCCCCTCCCTTTTCAGCCAGCGGCTCTTTGCCCCGAATGCAGGCTCAAGTTCCCCGGTCTCATGCCCCCTGGCATCGATACGCGGCCTCAGGCCGGTGACATTGGTCTCTATGACATAGAACCCGTCGAGGGACTCATCCTCCTCGAGCCGCTCGAAGTCGAAGACGGCCTTCGCCTCATAGTCCTCAACCTGTTGCCGGGTGTTCCTGTCGAAGACCTGGGTCTTCAGGTACTTGTTCTTCCCATGCTTGTTGTCGATGACATCCCTGCTGTTCGCGTGTGAGGCTGCAAGGGCCTTCTCGACCGCCGCCTGGCGGTCCAGCTTCGCCCGGGCGGCGTACCTTGCCGACCAGTAGACGATCTGCAGGTGCCCTACGCCCTTGACGCTCACCCTCATTCCTCCAGCATCCCTCACATGGGTGTCCTTCACCTCATCGAGCACCTTGTACATGAACGCCACCTCGCTCTGGTCGTCATGCTCGGCAATCCGGTTCCCGCTTTTGTCGAACCTGGCGTACCCCTTGCGGTCCTTCACGGTCTTCTTGAGCTGGTCGGTACCCCCGCGCACCGACTTGCTGAAGATGTACCCGTTGTGGTTCGTGACCACGTCGGCGACATTCTCCCCGCTCATCATCGCCTTGTCGGCGACGAAGATGAGATGGTCCATGCCCAGCTGGGCCCTTGCCTTCGCGCTCATCGGGGAGAAGGTCTTCCCGTCATTGGTGTTCCCGGGGAACAGCTCGTAGGTGACCGGGAAGCCTGCATCGTCCATGAACAGCCCCATCTGGACGATGGGCGTCTTGCGGTGCTCCTTGCTCACCCCCTTGTTCCGGAACCCGTCCTCGTTGTCGATCTCGAAGTAGTAGTTGGTCACGTCGTAGAACATGAGGGTGGAGTCCCTGCCGTACTGCCCCACCATCCTGTGGTGCAGCTGCAGCAGCAGGTCCTCCTTCCACCCGGGGAAGATGCTCAGGGAATGGTAGATGTCGTTGGGGGAGAAGTCCATCCTGTCGAGGTACTTGCCCCTGCCTTCCCAAGCCGCCTTCTTGGACCCGGGGCTGATGATGCGCTCATACACCAGGAGCTTCATCACCGAGGTGAGGTTGTACCCGCATCTCAGGTACTTGCGCCGGTCGTCGATGAACTGGTGGATGCCCAGGGAATGGAAGACCTGGCTGATGGCTGCATGGCCTATGTTCCTCACGCAGTCATAGCAGCCCGTATCGGTGTCGAAGGGGAGGATGGCCTGGGGTTCCAGCTCTATGGTCACGGGATGCAGGCGTTGCTGCTTCTCCCGGTCCGCTGCCGGGCGACTTCCTTGAAATGGGCGATGGGGTCGGCATGCAGGTGTGTGAACTCATCGACGTACCCGATGCGCTCAATGGTGCGTTGCCTGGCCTTGCCGTTCTCCCTGTATGCTTCTGCAAAGTACATCAGTACCCGCCCGTCCTTGTTCTTCGGTGCAGTCTGTACAAACATCCAAGGTCCCTCCTTTCCCTGGTACAAAGTATACACCATCACGATGCACAACACAAGACAATACATATATA containing:
- the truA gene encoding tRNA pseudouridine(38-40) synthase TruA — protein: MPRTDWRRPPLQQIDPSRRRIRLTVSYHGSHYSGWQRQKNALAVVQVLEEAVKTMIGEDVEIVGSGRTDSGVHALGQVCHMDIQNQKVRAEKFALALNRLLPLDIRILESSEVDSTFHARFTAMARMYRYYFKREQDMTAFDQSLVAKVRQFPSLDLLNGYASCIQGTHDFTTFTASGDVSSSKWRDIYESYWKMETDRWGGELLTYTICGNAFLYKMVRSLVGSMMDFAESGMTVEEFSSVLASKDRRRVGRTAQSCGLYMYRISYDEAEYAWFEEKHHE
- a CDS encoding IS1634 family transposase; the encoded protein is MTIELEPQAILPFDTDTGCYDCVRNIGHAAISQVFHSLGIHQFIDDRRKYLRCGYNLTSVMKLLVYERIISPGSKKAAWEGRGKYLDRMDFSPNDIYHSLSIFPGWKEDLLLQLHHRMVGQYGRDSTLMFYDVTNYYFEIDNEDGFRNKGVSKEHRKTPIVQMGLFMDDAGFPVTYELFPGNTNDGKTFSPMSAKARAQLGMDHLIFVADKAMMSGENVADVVTNHNGYIFSKSVRGGTDQLKKTVKDRKGYARFDKSGNRIAEHDDQSEVAFMYKVLDEVKDTHVRDAGGMRVSVKGVGHLQIVYWSARYAARAKLDRQAAVEKALAASHANSRDVIDNKHGKNKYLKTQVFDRNTRQQVEDYEAKAVFDFERLEEDESLDGFYVIETNVTGLRPRIDARGHETGELEPAFGAKSRWLKREGMLQLNRVVTPLDIVDMYHGLWKIEQTFRVTKSELEARPVFVSRKDRIDSHFLTCFISLLIVRILEHELHHEYSTEQIVESLRKANVVQLDSTTFKTLYYDPVLKRLYETMGIEFGHNIYSRSALRGMLAKTKK
- the acpS gene encoding holo-ACP synthase — translated: MVSGIGVDVVNIQRMERLSEHVKSRMFHPRELEEAKMMAEGVQAEFLAGRFAAKEALGKALGTGLAHLSLQDIWVERAASGKPELRFKGNVQALVGQRTAMLSISHDNPVAIAMVVLLGADDATN
- a CDS encoding uracil-DNA glycosylase; this encodes MSEREEKREQLASSLMDFIYLCDEAEAVIGNKDVSYSERVDFSQVVDTVLPLPLDKDSIQGTNLKQLESLVSRCSKCRLSEGRHHTVFGEGVVPARLMVIGEGPGAEEDASGRAFVGRAGKYLDSWLSSISMDRETNVYIANIVKCRPPENRNPQSDEVQACIGYLKRQIQLIKPEIILLVGSVAARSLLDVTDGVGKLRGRFHRYGGVPVLVTYHPAGVLRNPEYRRPVWEDLKKVAAYLIIQLPRRS
- the cdaA gene encoding diadenylate cyclase CdaA, whose protein sequence is MVGDALQSMISLLRPALQVGFLAWLFYRFYVTIAQTKAQQLVKVLVVMFSFYAVSYILKLDVLLWFFRYISIPATIFICIVYQPELRRSFTQLWSGRSRLFRIGTQTTSSDQIDSILNACNVLVNKRRGALIVFPRRLGIKNITDSGTRLNADLSTSLILTVFDHDTPLHDGAMVVQGGRILAAGCYLPLSEQTDIKKSFGTRHRAALGLAEESDAVVLIVSEETGAISMTYNANLYYDLDTGTIKRMLLALFSYHDITPEDLLQETGSDEAE
- the glpK gene encoding glycerol kinase GlpK, coding for MRYIGALDQGTTSTRFIIFDQSGSIVSSHQLEHEQIFVKPGWVEHDPWEIWDNSCECISKALKEINLKGSDIEGIGITNQRETVIAWNPKTGKVWHNAIVWQDLRGSDLINRLKEEVEASYLQDRSGLIFSPYFAASKIAWLLENVEGLRDAAEKGEAVFGTIDTWLTWNLTGGKAIVTDVSNASRYLLMNIESCTWDDELLELFDVPRQALPMIVPSSGMIYGTTTPSGPLRAEVPVCGILGDQQAALFGQACFTEGLGKSTYGTGGFLLVNTGEKLIKSTQGLLTTVAYQLGDHRPVYALEGSIAVAGSLVQWARDNLKLVENPQELDKLACSVSDCGGVYIVPAFSGLFAPYWRSDARGVIAGLTGYVNRAHLCRAILEATAFQVHDIYKAMERDSHIVMPSLKVDGGMTNSKPLMEFQADLLGVPVIRPLIVETTALGAAYAAGLSVGVWKDFDELSAYWKEGKRWESNMSEEEREQKVQFWKKAVNRTLDWECEEKE